The Sorex araneus isolate mSorAra2 chromosome X, mSorAra2.pri, whole genome shotgun sequence DNA segment TCGTTATTGCCTATATTGATTTAAAAACGTGTCTTCCTCTATTGAGACTAACCTTTCTAGATGGTATAAACTGGAACTTATGAGAGGTGAGGGTGGTGGCTAGGAAGTAGCTAATCAAAACTCCGTATTAGGGCCTGTGcccagctggtagggtgcttgctttgcatgcagtcaacccaggttctatccccggcatcccgtatggtcccccaagacccaccaggagtggttcctgactgcagagacaggagtgaaccctgagcactgccaggtggctcaaaacaaaaaacaagcatcCCCCCAACCCTCAGTACTAGCTTGCATTTTTTTCAGAACTAAAGCCTCAGCCTTAACTCTAAAGTATAAAGTTCGTCATCTCCTTCATACACCAGGTATAATGTGTCATTTATAACTTATATATGTTGTTAACTGCAAGACATGATACCTCCTGATTTCAGGAAACTCCCTTCTTCTTGCTATAAATAACTTTGCCCAACCTCCCTCGATGTAAATGCCCTTTtaccagcccaaaactccaagtggtcccggccgccagaagtcacgccctcaacccaccctcggcgccatcttgccacaatcaacagagaagcagcaggcattctggtgagcaacgtggcccagaaaatgctccggacccgaattggggccaacaacaccagggagccggaagAAGGAGGTGCAGctagcacaccttctccagatggagccctggcgacactgagcagcaactaacacggctctgggattcgggactgggacacatccgcgcgaccttttctaaagcctgaaaacatacaatcttttaatggaaaactaattatcaaatgcttccttaatagggttatcttgtttgggggtataactcccacaacaatagtgagttttgtgttgaaatatggaacgtaatcaaggtgaagagaaaatgaagtgaaattcatcagttatacagttggggtggggggtggggcgtataccggggattttggtggtggaatatgggcactggtgaagggatggtgtttgaatacggtataactgagacataaacctgagaactctgtaactttccacatggtgataaaataaaaaatatatatatttaaaaaaaatgcccttTTACCTTATGGTGCCCCTATCGTAACTATATTTTGTCCATGCTGTACTGTATAATCTCCAGGCGGCTCTCCCCATCGCCGCCCAGGTTGGGTGGTCTTGGGCCAGTCCCCCTGCTGGGGGCGGCCCATGCCATGCACTGACGGAAGCGGAAACGAGAACCAAGCCAGTtggtttattccattctccccatgggcctgttccagtctcactaagctccccattccattctcacactgcccctcattcccgtctcctcctgtctctcccactcatctctctgcaTTCCATCTCACCATCTCACCTCATCTCTCAGCGCACATGCTCCtgaattcttcccctacattcttctccctctgtcccccttgctagactctgcgctccatcttgctgccctgctctctctctgtctctgtctctctctgtctctctctgtctctgtctgtctgtctctctctctcccccctcgcTCCAACTCTCCAGTCTCTCTACAACTCCAGCACTGGGGTCAGACCAGtgtggtagcaaaatcaacataagaaagcccttcctttgctcagtGCAAAATACCACTGAAGgtgttttcctcctttcctcagtccagtaacttaattaacatctttttttttttttttttgctttttgggtcacacccagcgatgctcaggggttactcctggctttgcactcaggaatactcctggcggtgcttgggggaccatatgggatgccggggatcgaacccgggtcagccgcatgcaaggcaaacgccctacccactgtgctatcgctccggccccttaattaacatcttaattctattcttaatattagttattttgtatggacacaataagagatacattgagcttgtagggtggctcccctgggaacatctcgccacagactcagactacagtgctcaggctagattaatctttcctaaccctagcagggtttgaatctagttattactttttaactagatcatgacagcattaatctttcctaaccctaggagggtttgaatctagttattactttttaactagatcatgacagcactgaccatgctcttaacttatagctacgtattatggcgctttggccaggcccattttgatgccagggtagcacatagctcacaacttgccctgggtccatccagtccctcgttgggaccctatttttggggtgctaggaaataagggcaattgaggcttcaattgagagagcagatgtccaggaggtaaataatcattcagagtcaattaactcccaagtcacgaaagcatagcattaactgtcttctagTGTTcatactaaaaggacattgctctgaattaactgtgcaaaggacttaaggagaagggaaaaacagtatttacaagccaacagaccacaaagaaagaggttacaaataaatacagaatgggagcactgtgatgggagtaacccaataaacctaagctccctgcggcaaggcagaaaggacaaaccaatgttatctacACTGTACTGGAACCCCAATGGCATTGCTGTTCTTGATGCCATATTGTAATTCCATTGTCCTTGTTGTACTGTCCATTTCATGCTACATGAAACTCTATATAAATGCTCTCAGATCTGGCTGAAAACTTCGGTTTCTGCCCAGCCAGCTGGTATAAATAAAGATCTTTTTGTTTCCCTGACAAGTCCCTGTCTGGACGTGCGTGCTTAAGTGAACTTCCACACCACACGTGAAAGATTTCTCcttgttgtttgtttgtaggCCACAGCCAAcatttcagggcttactcctggctctgttttcaggcacCTTTCCTGGTAGCCTTGtggggacggggagggaggggagcataCGAGTGCCAACATCAAtcccgggtcagttgcatacaagacaaatactctacccgctacactattgctcaggccccaggagtttttatttatttttttaagtcaacaCACGAATTTGAGCTGACAGTCTTCCAGGGTAATAAAAGCAAACAATCGATTCTTCCTGTTGGGAATCCTGTGCCTCCGGAAGCAAGTCATCCCCGTGGGACCCTACACTACGGCAGAATCTTTAAATCCTCCCAACTGAAGCAGATCCTGCTAGAACCCTTATGTCTTCTGCTCTGCAAAGAGAGAAGGCACTTCCGGAGCGCTTGGGCTGGGGAGCAACTCTGACCTAAAGTAGGGTGCCCAATGTGGGTTTGGGTGGGTGAGGCGGTTACTCCCCGGAGCCAGTGTTCTCtcctccatccccatccccaggGAAGCCTGCAGGACAAGAGCTCCACTCTGGTTCCCAAAGTGTCCCCATCACCCTCATTCTACAGTGACAAGACACATCAGGCCAATTTTCTAGGCAACTCGAGTGTTTATTTCTGGTGAGAAAGCCGAAGGAAGGTCCGGTTCTCATTGCCTGAGGCTCAGGGCGTGGAAGGGGCGGGCGGCTTGGTGGGGACCTGCGACACTTTGGGGGCTGAGTTCTTTGTGAGCTGGGCCGTGGTCaccaggggcctggggggcgAGGTCTGGATGGGATACTGCTTCTGGGGAGAGGGGTCCTCACTCTCCCTGCTCTCTAGCTGCGAGCCCCCAGAGGTGAGCAGCTCCTGCGTGGCTGGGTTCCACATGCTCACCCCGGGGGCCAGCGTCATGTCTTCGGGCATTAATATGGGTGTCCAGAGCACCTGACTCGTGGCCGTGAGCGTAGGCGGCTCCGTGTGAAGCCACGTGAGGACATCAGGCGTCCCCTTGTCCACTGGGGGGCCCTTGGTGAGCACGTGAGGGTGGCGGCCTCCCGCCCACATCTGATCCAGCAACTCAGCCGCCCCCTCCCAGCCGGTGGGCCAGTGAGCTTTCGGCCACACTTTGGGGGGCGGGCTCTGGACTATTTCGGGGATCCCCCGGTGGGCGTCCAAAAAGCTAAGCCCGGTGTTGGGGATCTTCGACCCGACGCTGGAACAAGGTATGTGTAGGTTTAAAGGGCTTAACTGGACTCGGGGTCTGCCGCTTGAGGCTCTGAAACGACCACCGGGCGGGAGAGGAGACAAATTTTTCCGGGAGCGGGGGAGGTCCCGGCGTTCGGGCCAGTCCTCGAACTTCTCTCCCAGGGACCATGCGCCAAGGGCTTCCCAAAGGTGCGCGGGGTAGCGGGGGCCCACGACCTCCACCAAGGGGCGCACCCAGGACCTGGGCATCCGCGCGGGCTCCGGGCGCGCCGAGGCCGCCTTCTGTGAGCCTCGGGACCGCGCCGAACTCCGCGGCGACGACAGTGACCGCCAGACCTCGGCCGAGCCTGACCAGGAGCCCCCCTCGGCGCAGGAGCTGGAGCGCGCGCTCTCGGGGGTGCTGGCCACCGACTCCTTCGAGGCCGACACCCAGTCCCCAGCGCCGTCGGCCGAGCCGAGGTCACCGTAGCCATCCTCCAGCGACGGCGCGGAACCCGGGGACTCCGGCTTCTCGGACGGATGCGGGGAGTAGCTGCTTTCCTCGAACGGGTCCAGGAAAGGGTGGAGGCTCTCGTTGTACGTCACCTCCAGCGACAACGGGACGTCCGGGTTCAGAGAGGCAGAGTAGGGCGAGTCCAGCACAGAAGCTTCGGGCCCGGCCTCCTGCGCGGACTCCGGGGTGCGCGGGAGCCCCGGGGAGACTCCGGGCCGGGGGGGATGCGCGCAAGTCTTGGGGTGATCCTGGGAGCCTCCGGACGCCCACGCTTTTCCGACGGGGGTCTTTTTACCCCGGTCCTGGGGAAAGGCGCCGTGGTGGACACACCGACAGCGCGAGGGAGCGGTGACGCTGGCAAGAAACCAAGGGCGGGCGTGGGGGGACCCCaggagcccggggtggggggagtggggaggcccGAACTTACTTCGCCCTGGGTCTCCTCGGGTCTCCCCGCGGCGGGCGCGTGCAACACGGGCACCGATCCCTGCGCCCACGAGTCCATCGCGCACGCCGAGGGCTCCTCGTCCTCGCCCCACGTCGGGTCGTCGGCCACGGCGGACTCGCCCTCGTCCCGGGCCAGGAAGCGCCACTCCGTGATCTGCAGCATGGCCTCCCGGGCCTGGCTGATGGTGAAGGGGATGCACTGCAGGGCCCGTGGCGGCCGTGAGGCGGGGGCCGCTGCCCGGAGCCGCGCGCGGAGCTGCGGGGGTCCCACGCACCTGCTGGCTCAGGTAGACCTTGAAGGCCGCGTCCAGGACTCGCGCCAGCAGCTCGGCCATGATGTCCCCCACCACTTCCTCGCCCTCCTCCACAGCCAGCATCGCCATCCACTCGGCCTCGGTCAGCCGCCCGGGCACGATCTCCACCTGCGGCACCGTCACCGTGGGCGGACGCGTCTTCTCAGCCTTGGAGCGGGTCAGCCCGCGGTCTCGGGCCTGCCTCTGTGGGGAGAGGAATTGGGCCCTCGGAACCGAGCGGTGAACCCGGCTGGGCTGGCGGCTGCAGGCCAGGACGTCTACCCGGAAGGAGAACGTCTTTGGAAAGGCCCCGGTGCCTAAGTGCCTGCCATGTGACCGATGCTGTTTTGGGCATTTGATCCAATTTTGTTTTCCACCACCCCCTTTGGCCCACTGACATAAGTGAATCATCACATGTTTGGAATGGCACAGTAGAAGTCCCGGTTATTTCATAGCGCTGAGGCCCATGTCGCTCACTCTTTATTTCAGTTCCAAGTTATTGAGAGCTCAGAGAACTGGAGAAAATCAACCAATCAAGGGTGCTGGCATTACTGCTTAGAGCAATCTCCATTCCCCCAAATCAACtgcgtgtgtatatatgtctgtatatataatgtgtgtatatatatatgtactgtaTATATAAAGTATAGGTACATacctgtaaattttaaaaaatagggggcctggggctggagaaatagcacagtgggtagggtatttgccttgcacgcagccgacccgggctcgattccca contains these protein-coding regions:
- the CXH2orf81 gene encoding uncharacterized protein C2orf81 homolog isoform X4, which produces MGCWGSSLGGLHRQARDRGLTRSKAEKTRPPTVTVPQVEIVPGRLTEAEWMAMLAVEEGEEVVGDIMAELLARVLDAAFKVYLSQQCIPFTISQAREAMLQITEWRFLARDEGESAVADDPTWGEDEEPSACAMDSWAQGSVPVLHAPAAGRPEETQGEDRGKKTPVGKAWASGGSQDHPKTCAHPPRPGVSPGLPRTPESAQEAGPEASVLDSPYSASLNPDVPLSLEVTYNESLHPFLDPFEESSYSPHPSEKPESPGSAPSLEDGYGDLGSADGAGDWVSASKESVASTPESARSSSCAEGGSWSGSAEVWRSLSSPRSSARSRGSQKAASARPEPARMPRSWVRPLVEVVGPRYPAHLWEALGAWSLGEKFEDWPERRDLPRSRKNLSPLPPGGRFRASSGRPRVQLSPLNLHIPCSSVGSKIPNTGLSFLDAHRGIPEIVQSPPPKVWPKAHWPTGWEGAAELLDQMWAGGRHPHVLTKGPPVDKGTPDVLTWLHTEPPTLTATSQVLWTPILMPEDMTLAPGVSMWNPATQELLTSGGSQLESRESEDPSPQKQYPIQTSPPRPLVTTAQLTKNSAPKVSQVPTKPPAPSTP
- the CXH2orf81 gene encoding uncharacterized protein C2orf81 homolog isoform X7, with the translated sequence MLQITEWRFLARDEGESAVADDPTWGEDEEPSACAMDSWAQGSVPVLHAPAAGRPEETQGEDRGKKTPVGKAWASGGSQDHPKTCAHPPRPGVSPGLPRTPESAQEAGPEASVLDSPYSASLNPDVPLSLEVTYNESLHPFLDPFEESSYSPHPSEKPESPGSAPSLEDGYGDLGSADGAGDWVSASKESVASTPESARSSSCAEGGSWSGSAEVWRSLSSPRSSARSRGSQKAASARPEPARMPRSWVRPLVEVVGPRYPAHLWEALGAWSLGEKFEDWPERRDLPRSRKNLSPLPPGGRFRASSGRPRVQLSPLNLHIPCSSVGSKIPNTGLSFLDAHRGIPEIVQSPPPKVWPKAHWPTGWEGAAELLDQMWAGGRHPHVLTKGPPVDKGTPDVLTWLHTEPPTLTATSQVLWTPILMPEDMTLAPGVSMWNPATQELLTSGGSQLESRESEDPSPQKQYPIQTSPPRPLVTTAQLTKNSAPKVSQVPTKPPAPSTP
- the CXH2orf81 gene encoding uncharacterized protein C2orf81 homolog isoform X3, which gives rise to MAHEGSGSLLGGWKDHMGCWGSSLGGLHRQARDRGLTRSKAEKTRPPTVTVPQVEIVPGRLTEAEWMAMLAVEEGEEVVGDIMAELLARVLDAAFKVYLSQQCIPFTISQAREAMLQITEWRFLARDEGESAVADDPTWGEDEEPSACAMDSWAQGSVPVLHAPAAGRPEETQGEDRGKKTPVGKAWASGGSQDHPKTCAHPPRPGVSPGLPRTPESAQEAGPEASVLDSPYSASLNPDVPLSLEVTYNESLHPFLDPFEESSYSPHPSEKPESPGSAPSLEDGYGDLGSADGAGDWVSASKESVASTPESARSSSCAEGGSWSGSAEVWRSLSSPRSSARSRGSQKAASARPEPARMPRSWVRPLVEVVGPRYPAHLWEALGAWSLGEKFEDWPERRDLPRSRKNLSPLPPGGRFRASSGRPRVQLSPLNLHIPCSSVGSKIPNTGLSFLDAHRGIPEIVQSPPPKVWPKAHWPTGWEGAAELLDQMWAGGRHPHVLTKGPPVDKGTPDVLTWLHTEPPTLTATSQVLWTPILMPEDMTLAPGVSMWNPATQELLTSGGSQLESRESEDPSPQKQYPIQTSPPRPLVTTAQLTKNSAPKVSQVPTKPPAPSTP
- the CXH2orf81 gene encoding uncharacterized protein C2orf81 homolog isoform X6, coding for MAMLAVEEGEEVVGDIMAELLARVLDAAFKVYLSQQCIPFTISQAREAMLQITEWRFLARDEGESAVADDPTWGEDEEPSACAMDSWAQGSVPVLHAPAAGRPEETQGEDRGKKTPVGKAWASGGSQDHPKTCAHPPRPGVSPGLPRTPESAQEAGPEASVLDSPYSASLNPDVPLSLEVTYNESLHPFLDPFEESSYSPHPSEKPESPGSAPSLEDGYGDLGSADGAGDWVSASKESVASTPESARSSSCAEGGSWSGSAEVWRSLSSPRSSARSRGSQKAASARPEPARMPRSWVRPLVEVVGPRYPAHLWEALGAWSLGEKFEDWPERRDLPRSRKNLSPLPPGGRFRASSGRPRVQLSPLNLHIPCSSVGSKIPNTGLSFLDAHRGIPEIVQSPPPKVWPKAHWPTGWEGAAELLDQMWAGGRHPHVLTKGPPVDKGTPDVLTWLHTEPPTLTATSQVLWTPILMPEDMTLAPGVSMWNPATQELLTSGGSQLESRESEDPSPQKQYPIQTSPPRPLVTTAQLTKNSAPKVSQVPTKPPAPSTP
- the CXH2orf81 gene encoding uncharacterized protein C2orf81 homolog isoform X2, with amino-acid sequence MIHLCQWAKGGGGKQNWIKCPKQHRSHGRHLGTGAFPKTFSFRVDVLACSRQPSRVHRSVPRAQFLSPQRQARDRGLTRSKAEKTRPPTVTVPQVEIVPGRLTEAEWMAMLAVEEGEEVVGDIMAELLARVLDAAFKVYLSQQAREAMLQITEWRFLARDEGESAVADDPTWGEDEEPSACAMDSWAQGSVPVLHAPAAGRPEETQGEDRGKKTPVGKAWASGGSQDHPKTCAHPPRPGVSPGLPRTPESAQEAGPEASVLDSPYSASLNPDVPLSLEVTYNESLHPFLDPFEESSYSPHPSEKPESPGSAPSLEDGYGDLGSADGAGDWVSASKESVASTPESARSSSCAEGGSWSGSAEVWRSLSSPRSSARSRGSQKAASARPEPARMPRSWVRPLVEVVGPRYPAHLWEALGAWSLGEKFEDWPERRDLPRSRKNLSPLPPGGRFRASSGRPRVQLSPLNLHIPCSSVGSKIPNTGLSFLDAHRGIPEIVQSPPPKVWPKAHWPTGWEGAAELLDQMWAGGRHPHVLTKGPPVDKGTPDVLTWLHTEPPTLTATSQVLWTPILMPEDMTLAPGVSMWNPATQELLTSGGSQLESRESEDPSPQKQYPIQTSPPRPLVTTAQLTKNSAPKVSQVPTKPPAPSTP
- the CXH2orf81 gene encoding uncharacterized protein C2orf81 homolog isoform X5, yielding MAHEGSRQARDRGLTRSKAEKTRPPTVTVPQVEIVPGRLTEAEWMAMLAVEEGEEVVGDIMAELLARVLDAAFKVYLSQQCIPFTISQAREAMLQITEWRFLARDEGESAVADDPTWGEDEEPSACAMDSWAQGSVPVLHAPAAGRPEETQGEDRGKKTPVGKAWASGGSQDHPKTCAHPPRPGVSPGLPRTPESAQEAGPEASVLDSPYSASLNPDVPLSLEVTYNESLHPFLDPFEESSYSPHPSEKPESPGSAPSLEDGYGDLGSADGAGDWVSASKESVASTPESARSSSCAEGGSWSGSAEVWRSLSSPRSSARSRGSQKAASARPEPARMPRSWVRPLVEVVGPRYPAHLWEALGAWSLGEKFEDWPERRDLPRSRKNLSPLPPGGRFRASSGRPRVQLSPLNLHIPCSSVGSKIPNTGLSFLDAHRGIPEIVQSPPPKVWPKAHWPTGWEGAAELLDQMWAGGRHPHVLTKGPPVDKGTPDVLTWLHTEPPTLTATSQVLWTPILMPEDMTLAPGVSMWNPATQELLTSGGSQLESRESEDPSPQKQYPIQTSPPRPLVTTAQLTKNSAPKVSQVPTKPPAPSTP
- the CXH2orf81 gene encoding uncharacterized protein C2orf81 homolog isoform X1; protein product: MIHLCQWAKGGGGKQNWIKCPKQHRSHGRHLGTGAFPKTFSFRVDVLACSRQPSRVHRSVPRAQFLSPQRQARDRGLTRSKAEKTRPPTVTVPQVEIVPGRLTEAEWMAMLAVEEGEEVVGDIMAELLARVLDAAFKVYLSQQCIPFTISQAREAMLQITEWRFLARDEGESAVADDPTWGEDEEPSACAMDSWAQGSVPVLHAPAAGRPEETQGEDRGKKTPVGKAWASGGSQDHPKTCAHPPRPGVSPGLPRTPESAQEAGPEASVLDSPYSASLNPDVPLSLEVTYNESLHPFLDPFEESSYSPHPSEKPESPGSAPSLEDGYGDLGSADGAGDWVSASKESVASTPESARSSSCAEGGSWSGSAEVWRSLSSPRSSARSRGSQKAASARPEPARMPRSWVRPLVEVVGPRYPAHLWEALGAWSLGEKFEDWPERRDLPRSRKNLSPLPPGGRFRASSGRPRVQLSPLNLHIPCSSVGSKIPNTGLSFLDAHRGIPEIVQSPPPKVWPKAHWPTGWEGAAELLDQMWAGGRHPHVLTKGPPVDKGTPDVLTWLHTEPPTLTATSQVLWTPILMPEDMTLAPGVSMWNPATQELLTSGGSQLESRESEDPSPQKQYPIQTSPPRPLVTTAQLTKNSAPKVSQVPTKPPAPSTP